CCTGCACACTCTATCAGGACAGCCTGCTTATATTTTGGCTCTTTCGTGTTTAGTTGAGGACAGGCTTGAAATTCAACTTAACATTAAGCACAACGCACGCAGAGGGCAGAGTTGTCGTTTTTCCGTCATTCCGTCATTCCGGCTTGTCCGGAATCGTTCTTTAAGAAGGATTCCCGACATGCTTCGCTTGCGGGAATGACAAATGACTATAATTTATACACGGACCATAATTAGACAAAGCAATCCAACATTTAGTAATTTATACGAGAATATCGCAGAAACGATTCCGGACAAGCCGGAATGACAGGACAAAACAGTTCTTGTTTTTATGGAAAGACGCAATGGCAAAGCATAAAAGTGCAGGATTACGGAGCAGTGAAATAAAGGCCGGCATTCCTTTGATGACTCTGCTACTGATTCTTGTTTTTTCCTCTGCCGCCCTTGCCTGGCACAGGGATCATCCTGTTACTCCCTATGGGGACTTCTGTCCTGAATGCAGCAGTTACGGTATGTGCAAGGTAATGTTAAGTCCGGAAAAAGCGGAAAAGGCAATCAGAAATTACTATGAACATAAGGGGTTTAACGTCGAAATCGATGGGGTAAGGGGAAGGTTTATCAGGGCAACAATCAGGAATGACGACGAGGTTGTGGACAAAATCATATTTGACAGAAAGACAGGACGGATAAGGTCTATTTATTGATAGATAAATATCTCATAGTCTATCATACTTCTTTGCGGTCCCTTTTGCCTTATCGGCAGGATACTTCTGCTCGTTTATTCTTATTTTATCCTCAACTGCCTTAATGATATCCACCCCTGTTTCATGACACAGCAGAAGGAGATAAATCATGATATCAGCCACTTCTTCCCTGACCGATTCAAAGCCCTTGCCCTGCAGATACTCTCTTACCTCCTTATCGTCCTTCCATTGGAACTCCTGGAGCAGCTCTGCCGTCTCAATGGCAATGGATATGGCAAGATCCTTAGGTGTATGAAACTGCTCCCAGTCTCTGCGGTTCCTGAAGTCAAGGAGTTGATTAACTATGTCCTTTAGTTCTTTGCTCATTCAGTCTCTTCGTTAAAGCCGGTATAGCCGTCGACTCAAAGTATATCAGAAACATTTTTTTATAACAAGTTTATCGAGTATCCTTGATAACTCCTCATGCTTAAGGTTACATTATAGGATGGTAAGCTGGAGGCTTATAGAAAAAACCGACGGATTGTTACAAAAAGAGAAGGGAACCATATTCAAAGACCCAGGCGGCAGGGTGAATATATGCCTCGTCTATCCCAATACCTACAGGGTGGGCATGTCAAACCTCGGTTTCCAGGGAATTTACGGCATCCTCAACAGCAGGCACGATACAGTCTGCGAGAGGGCATTCCTCCCTGACGAGGAAGATCTGACAGAGTTTGAAAGGACGGGTTCGGAACTCTTCTCCATGGAATCCAGGAGACCCCTTAACCGGTTTGATATCATAGCCTTCTCCGTATCCTTTGAGAACGACTATCCTGCCATACCATTTATTTTAGCGCTCTCAAACCTCAAGCCTCTCAGTTCAGAGAGGGATGAGCGCTCTCCCATTGTCATGCTTGGCGGAGTCTGCGCAAGTTTCAATCCCGAACCCATAGCAGATCTTTTTGACCTCATCTTCATAGGCGAAGCAGACCGGTCGATCCACTCCCTTATAGAGACATTCAAAAAGACCTCTGTAAGACAGGAGTTCTTAAACGCGATATCTTCATATGCGGGCTTCTATGTCCCGCAGTTCTACAGGTTGGCTTATTCTGAAACCGGGGAACTCAAGGAAAGAACCCATATCCCTCCCGCCCCTGAACGGATCAGAAAGGTAACCGAAAAAAAGATTGATACCACGATAAGACCTGCTATAGTAACCCCTGAGGCCGAGTTTTCCGGAATGTATCTCCTTGAGGCGATGAGGGGATGTGTGTGGAGCTGCAGGTTCTGTATTGCCGGGCATATCTATAACCCGCCGAGGTATAAAGAGAAAGACATCCTCCTTGAGGAGATAGGACAAGCCAGGGAAAAAACTGACAGGATAGGGCTTGTCGGCCCCTCTCTTACAGACTATAAATACTGCGCTGAAGCCTTAAAGGTTAAAGATGTGGACTTCTCAATAACATCGCTGAGGGCTTCACCCAGGTCGGCGGAAATCCTGTCTCTCATGAAGGGTAAGCGGAGCATATCCATTGCTCCCGAGGCCGGCACGGAACACCTGAGAAGGATTATAAACAAAAAGGTCTCCGAAGAAGAGATAATCGAAACCTCCAGAGAAATCCTGGCCTGCGGCATCTCATCACTCAGACTGTACTTCATGATCGGGCTACCCTATGAAAGAGATGAGGATATCGAGGGTATTATATCTCTGGCAGGGAAGATCCGCTCCTTATCTGCCAGGGGGAATATCGTTTTGAGTATCAGCACCTTTGTACCAAAGCCCTTCACCCCCTTTCAGTGGCATCCCATGAGAGATGAAAAGACCGTAAAGAGACGCCTGAAGATGATAAAATCACAGACCGGCAGGAACAAAGGGATCAGGGTGCTTCATGATGTGGTGAAATACGCATATTTACAGGGCGTATTTTCAAGGGGGGACAGGCGAATCAGCAAAGCAATTACCGAGATGAGGCAGGCAGGCAGATGGAGAGACATAATGAGAGGGAAAGGACTTAGGATAGAAGACTATCTCTTCAGACCCCGGCGTTATGATGAACTCCTTCCCTGGGACTTTATTGATATCGGCATTACAAAGGAATATCTCTGGAGCGAGTATGAAAAGGCCCGGTACCTATCTCTCCCTGATGCCGGAAAAGAGAGATAACCCTATTATAAAGAAAAGCACTATAGAGAGAACCGCATACCTCTGGCTGCCTGTGACGGAAGAAATGCTCCCGAAGAGTATGGGACCGAGGATAGCCGATGTCTTCCCGGTCAGTGCATAAACTCCAAAGTACTTTCCCTCTTCCCCTTCCGTTATAAACCGGCTGTAGAACGCCCTTGAGGCTGCCTGAATAACACCCAGTCCCCCGCCTGCTGCTATGGCTATCCCCCAGAAGAGCCCCTTATCATGGATGAAATAGGCGGCGGCGGTTACAACAATCCAGAAGACCAACAGGCCCCGAATCATCTGCCGGGGTCCCAGTCGGTCGGTCATCCCTGCAAGCAGGAAGGAACCGGCCATGGCTGTAAACTGGACAAGGAGATAGAGGAAAACCAGTTCTTGCATTGAGAAGGACAGAGTAACCGAGGCATATATGCTTGAAAATATAATTATCGTATTTACCCCATCCTTGTAAAAGAAGTAGGAAAGGAGAAACATCCTCGCATCCCTTCTTGCCAGGATCTCCCTCACTGCTGAACAGGTCTCCCTGAGGCCTTTCAGCAGGGCGATCTTCGGGGAGTATCCGCCACCGCCACCGGAGAGGCTTAAAAAGGCAGGCAGAGAGAAAAGGAAAAAAAAGAGGGATACCATAGGCCATATAAGAGTGACCCTCCCTGCCTTCATCAAAAAGAGGGCAAGCAGAAGAGCAAGGATGGACCCTGCATATCCAAGACCGAAACCCCAACCGGAGATCCTTCCCCTGAACTGGTATGGGACGAGTTCGGGCAGATAAGAATTATAGAATACAAGGGCTCCCTCCATACCGACATTAGCAAGTACCACAAGAAGGACTGTCTCAAGAATCATTCCCCTCTCAACAAAGGCAAGAAGGCCCACGGAAATAACGCAGAGAAGGGTATAGAAGAAGAGCATCGCCTTTCTCTTCCCTGCATTGTCTGCGAGCCCTCCCACAAAAGGAGAAGTTACCGCAACGAAAGCCATGCTCAGAGATATCGCCCTTCCCCACCAGAGGTCTCCCACTAAAGGATCGGGGGCAATACCCTTAACAAAATAGACAGGGAATATGACAGCGGCTATTACGGAAGAATAAGAAGAGTTGGCAAAATCATAGAGGCACCAGCTGAGGATCTGTTTTCTGTTTTCCATTAGTTAGTGTCTGTGTATAAATTACAGTCATTTGTCATTCCCGCAAGCGAAGCATGTCGGGAATCCTTCTTAAAGAACGATTCCGGACAAGCCGGAATGACGGAAAAACGACAACTGAAAACTCCGGATTTCTGCTTAAGGACTGCTGGAATGACAGATATGGAATTTGAGTTTATACACTACAGCGTCATACCTGAAATGAATTCAGGGCAGGCTCCGGCCCACACTCGATGTGGGGATAGAACAACACCAGTACAGGCTCATGGTCTCCTGTTTATCTCCTGCTCTGGTCATGGACCAAATTCACAAGGGTCTTTGCCATCTCCGGTGATGTCTGTGGCAGTATACCATGACCGAGGTTAAAGATGTGACCACGGGCACGGCTTCCTTTTTTCAGAATATCCCCAACCTTGCTTTTCAGTGTATCTCTGTCCGAAAAGAGTGCACAGGGGTCAAGGTTTCCCTGAATGGACACACCCTTCCCCAGCCTGGTAATCGCCTTTCCAATATCAACCCTCCAGTCAATGCCGATGACATCCGCCCCGGAAGTCCCGGCCATCTCAAGCAGGCCGCCACAGTTATTGACGAAGTATATTACAGGGACACCAAGTGGTTTTAATGCACTGATGGTCCTCTTCACATAGGGAAGGGAAAACAGCCTGTAGTCATCCGGGGCAAGTGCACCTGCCCAGGAGTCAAAGACCTGAATCGCCTGGGCGCCGGCCTTTATCTGGGCGGCAAGATAGTTGATTGTCGTCTCGGTAATCCTCTCCATAAGGGAATGAAACATCCCGGGAGTGCTGAACATCACGGTCTTTGTATTCAGAAAGTTCTTTGAACTACCACCCTCGATCATGTATGTGGCAAGGGTAAACGGCGCCCCGGAGAAACCAATGAGCGGGATCTTCCTTCTGAGTTTCCTTCTCAGGATCCTTATTGTTTCAAGTACAAAGGGGACGTCTTTTTTCGGATCTATTACCACCAGATGGTCAAGATCTCTCTGTTTCCTTACAGGCTTGCTCAGGACCGGCCCCTTTTTTTCGAGAAAACG
This bacterium BMS3Abin08 DNA region includes the following protein-coding sequences:
- a CDS encoding radical SAM superfamily protein, with the protein product MVSWRLIEKTDGLLQKEKGTIFKDPGGRVNICLVYPNTYRVGMSNLGFQGIYGILNSRHDTVCERAFLPDEEDLTEFERTGSELFSMESRRPLNRFDIIAFSVSFENDYPAIPFILALSNLKPLSSERDERSPIVMLGGVCASFNPEPIADLFDLIFIGEADRSIHSLIETFKKTSVRQEFLNAISSYAGFYVPQFYRLAYSETGELKERTHIPPAPERIRKVTEKKIDTTIRPAIVTPEAEFSGMYLLEAMRGCVWSCRFCIAGHIYNPPRYKEKDILLEEIGQAREKTDRIGLVGPSLTDYKYCAEALKVKDVDFSITSLRASPRSAEILSLMKGKRSISIAPEAGTEHLRRIINKKVSEEEIIETSREILACGISSLRLYFMIGLPYERDEDIEGIISLAGKIRSLSARGNIVLSISTFVPKPFTPFQWHPMRDEKTVKRRLKMIKSQTGRNKGIRVLHDVVKYAYLQGVFSRGDRRISKAITEMRQAGRWRDIMRGKGLRIEDYLFRPRRYDELLPWDFIDIGITKEYLWSEYEKARYLSLPDAGKER
- a CDS encoding vacuole effluxer Atg22 like protein, with product MENRKQILSWCLYDFANSSYSSVIAAVIFPVYFVKGIAPDPLVGDLWWGRAISLSMAFVAVTSPFVGGLADNAGKRKAMLFFYTLLCVISVGLLAFVERGMILETVLLVVLANVGMEGALVFYNSYLPELVPYQFRGRISGWGFGLGYAGSILALLLALFLMKAGRVTLIWPMVSLFFFLFSLPAFLSLSGGGGGYSPKIALLKGLRETCSAVREILARRDARMFLLSYFFYKDGVNTIIIFSSIYASVTLSFSMQELVFLYLLVQFTAMAGSFLLAGMTDRLGPRQMIRGLLVFWIVVTAAAYFIHDKGLFWGIAIAAGGGLGVIQAASRAFYSRFITEGEEGKYFGVYALTGKTSAILGPILFGSISSVTGSQRYAVLSIVLFFIIGLSLFSGIRER
- the hemE_5 gene encoding uroporphyrinogen decarboxylase — its product is MNDTFLRACRGEAVEYTPVWIMRQAGRYLPEYREVRRRVDFLTLCKTPELAAEVTLQPVDILGVDAAILFSDILIPVEAMGMKLRFLEKKGPVLSKPVRKQRDLDHLVVIDPKKDVPFVLETIRILRRKLRRKIPLIGFSGAPFTLATYMIEGGSSKNFLNTKTVMFSTPGMFHSLMERITETTINYLAAQIKAGAQAIQVFDSWAGALAPDDYRLFSLPYVKRTISALKPLGVPVIYFVNNCGGLLEMAGTSGADVIGIDWRVDIGKAITRLGKGVSIQGNLDPCALFSDRDTLKSKVGDILKKGSRARGHIFNLGHGILPQTSPEMAKTLVNLVHDQSRR